The Alnus glutinosa chromosome 1, dhAlnGlut1.1, whole genome shotgun sequence region atctatgtctcggacatttatttcgACCAGTgaagaaaagattgcctaggtaTAAATAGATCTCGGAGGCAAAACGacatctcggtcttaacactccaggttacggtatatggAACGTCCCGAAATCTCCTAGTCTGAATAGGGCgagcatatctcggatatttgtgtctcggagtaataacgtctcgatatatcccgagatctccaggtcggagcgaacacgtctcggatatcatcgcctcggaggttagctgaaatgtgctacagacTTCTAAAAGGTGTCATGCGCCACGTCCGTCTTAGAGTGAGATAaagatagaatcccagaagatcagggataaactacagatccataatttatgggataaaatggttattgacatggaatcaagttcaaagaagtacaaacgcgatcAACTACGGACTTCACACTCCTACTCGAATTCCTTGAAGATatagttaaagttcaaccaggctaggactcaaactcctaatccaactaggtgtcaagaaggtccggcctataaataaagaccgtcacaccaggtataaggACGAACTCTcgaagctcttgagattaatattcagaatactctgcagaaaactttttagactgacttaggcatcggagtgggcgtggtcggcacccccgacgagttgtttgttcctttttgcagggttgaggtATTCGGTAGAAATCAACAGCGAATcttcaggcgacacgtcaccataccggaaactgtaccaacactcTTAATTGTTTTAACCTGGAGAATGCCaataacatgatttttttttttttttgtcaaaatatttcaGGGTAACTTGTCCTAATGTGAAGTATGTTTACCTCTACTTTTTTCGTGTTAATGATATTTGGCAGATGGGTAATATAAGATGACATGAAAGATCCATTTAATccatgggttttgattttggtaAAACCTTAATGTTACAACTTAGTTTCTAGATCtacattttatttgttttatgtcCAATCGATTGAAGATATTGCCCTGCATTTGAATCTCCCTACCTGCATAGAAATATGGTTATGTACTCTTTACATTGGGATTTCCAAGTTATTATATATGcgtttgtttctttcttttcctctgaATTGAATCTCTCCTACTGGGCTGCAAAAAAGCTTTTATTTGATGTACCATTTCCCAAATTAAAATCTGACCAAATGTGAGAGATTCCTCGTTGACTCAACCTTTTAGCTCACAGAAGATTACCTCTTGGGATGACCCTATTCCCAATGGCCAAGGGTCAGTAATTAAGATCTTGTCTGGTTTGACCTTTAATtgaatttctaattttatttgttgTGAAGATAACATCTTTTTCATTCGTGAATGATCAGTAGAAAGAAGTAATTGGGATTGGCCTTGATATGGTTACCAATACTTATCCTTGTACACAAGTAGACAAATTATGTAACTAGTAACAGCATCAGGTGACATGGATAGATGCAACTTCCTGCATTGTAAATTCCTGATGATGAGTGATTGTATAAAACTTTGGAAGAGTGGACTTGGTTGGGTGTTTCAAcatgttaaattctatcaactAGCTTGCAGAGATAATGATTTTAGTATTGAAGTTGATTCAGTCgttcatgaaatttgtgagcaTGGAAAGAATGTTTGTTTGCTTTGCTTGTTACAGTTCATCTTGCTAGCTTTGCTTTTCAGATAAAATTCAGGTGTTTATCTGAGACCGAGAATAATTAAGCTTTTATGGATATTCCTCTTGGAAATATACTACATATTTTCTAAATGTTTGTGGGGCCTTGCCGTTTTAAAATTCAGGAGTACAACACATGTAACTAGCAGAGTCCCCAGGGTAATAATTCTCCATGAAATTCCTACACTTTTTGATCCACCAATTGCATCAAGAATGTGATGTCGCACCATATATacgtgtgtttgtgtgcatgTGTGTGCATCTAATTGCAGACCCCGCACCATATATGCATGTATGCATTTCCTCTGGCCGTGCTGAAGCAATTACTCCTTGCTAATATAGATTGTCAAATTTTCGTATTTTGGATGCAGGAAAGGATGAATAGATCCCTGATGGTCTGCCAAGATAAGTATGAGTCAGCTAAGCTCCAAAAGAAACCTGGTGCCCTGAATGAATTGGAGTCCTGTGTTGATCAGTCAACCCAGGACAGTATCAAGATGCTGCCACATCTTGCTGGAAAGTTGAAGGCCTCCTTTTTCATCAGTGATTAAGTGAAAAGAgtaacctcatttttttttatcatgtttaAATCCTTGGTAACTGATAAAGATTGGTGGAGGACACTGAATCCCATTTTGCAACCCTCTTTTGGCTTGAAGATCAGTCACTCTTTTCTCAACTCTAGCCTCCAATTGATGTTTTGTAATACTCAGGAAGTTTTGAGGATCGATCCCTCATTTTTTGGAGACATGCCGAATCATAATATAGATGTAAGAGTGAATATTTGTGAATTTAGCTCACGACAGACTTAACATAGATggcttgaaattcttctgataTTGTGCATGTTTTCTGACATCTGAATGGTGGAAGTGGCGTTTATTGGCTTATACAACCTTCGTAACTTTCATTTGACGAAATTGATAGATACAAAACTGACTTCCATTTTGATAAAGGACATCGCTTCTTTACTTTTAACCCCATCCTCTTTAACGAAATACATTATACTCCAAAATTTCATGCGTAAAAAAATCTCTGTAAAAGCCACCAGCCTACATTTTCCCATTCCTTTTGATACAAACTCAAAGCTGGTGGAAAAACCGACAAAGCTTGTGAATTTATATATCTGGTTTCCATTTTTGCATACTGATCAAATACACCAAAatgtataagaaaaaaaatttcatgaaattgCCTGAACCATCAgattgaagaacaaaacaaagTATTGAGAAGCTTTCTTTCACAAAATTAACATTTGCTTCTGTACCACTCAAATTGAAGAGAAACTAAACTCCGTTCCTGGTAATATCTTTCACAAAATTAACAATTGACTCAGTTCCTGATTACATTATTACAAAACTGATTACAAGATTAAACCTTTGATGGCATACTTGGGTCAACCGCTTCCTTGCTTTTCTGCTCTTCAAACTTGTCTATAGCCATCTGCAGTTCATCTGTACCTCCAACAGCTCTCATGGTGTAGAAGTACACACCAAAGACAAATGCTGTCAATCCTCCGGCAACTACAAGATTCTTTGTCTTAGGTGCGAGGCTCCTATATCCTGAAAGCCCAGCCATTCTCAAGCAAAAACTCAAAGAACTTTCTGGTTTCTCTTTTGAGTCCTGCAATCCAAGAGATTATATTGGATTAGTCTTTGAAAACTAGATGGTATTTGAGATTCAATCTGACCTcatagaaaacaaagaaatcatTACAATTACATAGTGTAGGCTATTTACTACTTGGACTGCAGAATATTGATAACACAACTTCCAGAGTCCCAAAGGCACATCAGAACAGATATTGAACTAAGGATTATCAAACAGCATACAGCAATTAGGCAATGTAAGATATCAAAAAGAAATAATGGTTCAATTGAGAGACAATGCAGTCTCGCCAACTTCCCACAAGCAAGAGTATCTACCATAACAGAATAAACAGTGCAATTGTCGATGTATTGAATAAATTCACAATCGAAATATTGAACTATGGATTATCAAAAACCTGTAGGAACCAAAACAAAGTAACGTTATATTGGAAGAACTCATTTATAAACCAAGAGACTTGATTGAACACTGGATTTTTAATGGTAAATCATCTTTTACTGAATAAAACACATCTAGTTCTGATAATACTTGTAAAGTGCAAAGTTGCTACCACATGCTTTCATATTGGTCTAAATAAAATTGTGGTGGTCTAAACCTCTAACAaacaagaaaagagaagggCTCCCATAACATTATTTCTGTGGGAAAATGAGAAAGATAACTCAAGGTTAAGAGATGGGTTGTGCCCCCTTGCCgtttttaaaatgtttatcAGAATATGGGGGGAAGGGGAATAGAAACTATGCACAacacaagtaaataaaacattaaTGATAACTTGGTGGAGATGCAAAAACAACCAACAAAGCCAAACCCCTTCTTTTGAGGTCGATTGAAAAGGCatgataaaaaacaaaaaaaaatgctggCTACATATGGTATACTTTCTAATCTTATATAAATATGCTGCACTGGTTCCTCCAAATTAAAAGAGTTACCACATAAGATTAATTCTCAACAGCGCTTTGAGTCCTGATAACAGTCTAAGATAGTAAGATATAATATATCCAGGCTGCTGAGCATTACACAGTATCAAACTTAAAGACATTCCGCtgaaatatataataaagattGGTATTTCATGCATTTTGTATTTCTTCCGACTACATAGCGTCACAATCACTCAATACCATAAGAAAATGGACCAAATCAAACCCATATATGTAAAAATAGTTTATACAACTGTCTAAAATGAAATCAAATGAAATCGTTATTACCTTTTGATATTCATAAAACAACATACCAACTAAGTCTATAGGCATCATAACCACATTTAATTTACAATGTCTAAACAATACAACCTCAACATTTCTAAACCTTTTCAATCGCCCTGCCGAAATCACACTTTAGCCACACCAAGCACTACAACGCTTACTACAAACACATAAAGATGTGCACTTTTCGGTTACTGgggaaaagtaaataaaaattcgAATCTCACAACTCTGATTATTCTATTTTCCAATTTAAACActccaattttcttttaccaTCCAAAGCAATAGTTCTCAAAAAATTTATCAGATACCAAACAAAGGGCTAGGATCTGGGTTCAATCAACCAACACAAAACCATTAAAACCCAAACCCAGAACTCAAATTTGACCGCGTCGATCAACAGAATCGAGAAGGAACCAAACTTATCCCATGTTTGGTAACCGAGAAAacgaggagaaaaaaaattaaagaagaggaaaaggaaaaaatctaaatttttttgggtcttTAAGTTCTTTATCCATTACTTTtacaatttataaaaacaataatcaatcaATCAACTCCAACACTGAAagtttcaattttcttttaccattACCGGATTTTCCttctcaacaaccaaacatAGCTAGCGCAAAGAAAAAACCCAATCAAAATCCAGAAATAAAAAGTGAAGAACAATTAGATCAGAAATGAACCTGGAATCTGGAATTGGTAGAGCGTCAAAAACCACTGCAAATCGTTTTGGGGTTTTTGTATTTCACTCGAAGCGCTGTGGTGAATACTAACGTGCACCGAGTGTGACAGGAGTCGGATGGGATTTGTTGTTGGGCCGAACTTAAGACTACGAGTGGTTCGTTGGGGGCCCATGGGCTAATTGGGACAAGGTTAGCCTTGTATCACTGGCCCAGTTTGTATACGATGAGCAATGTTAATTAGTCTTTTTATTAGGAAGAACAAGATGTGATCACAACATCTAGAGCACAAAAATGTTtgtaattaacaaaaaaataacaacacCATCCATAATTATACTACCTTCTATCTCCTTCATATAAGTACTCAAATCATTTCTTTGTTCTGCATAAGAAAATTTTGTCAATTCTTTTGAGAGTGGTTAGCgatattatagtttttataaGTTCTTACAAATTGATATGGAAATTTACGTAACACTTACTATGCCAGtcattaaaatatgaattaccATTTGACAGTATGTATATTTGCactcttcttgacacaacgcattttaaagtcgtgatggtcatgaacccatcagaactccgtaaTTAAACGTGCTTATATGTAAGAGTAGTACTAGGAATAATATATAATGGGTTATTAATGCGTCATTTCCAGGATGCAACATCTCAACCATATATTATTATCTATCTATGCTCAAATCTTAAGCGGGACAACACTTTTAATttagaataatgctacatattacacATCTATCGTACCTCAATTCTATTGGGCTAATATGGTAGTATCCATCaacctttgaattttttatttttatttttattttttaataaggcaTGATAATCATTATCACATCAACTCAGTGAGATGATGGTATAGTATGGAGAGCAATACTCTTTAATTTATAAAGTCAATGATGATACTCTTGAtcattttcacatgcatttcaCACAGTCAGCTGATGTGATGTATTTTAAGTGACTTCCCATGTCAaccactactaaaaaaaataaaaaataacttaaaacacgtcatttCAGCGAGTGTGAAAGAGGTATGAAGAGTAGAATTACTCTTATAAATTACAAGATAATGGATTATTAATTAGATGATGACAAATTTTATATACTACACCTACATTTCACTAGGTTGATACGACAGTGTCCATcaatctttgaattttattttttattttttaacaataatggCTCATGATGATACTACcacattgatatatatatatatatatagctactatatatcttaatatatatatataacgagcGAGCTAGGAATTATACTTCATGcatgataatatttatttaaaacaaaaaacacagaCAATTAATCAATATTAATTAGAGTTTTGCGTGAACAATAGTAGTACTACTACTACCGGGTGTGCCACCCCATAGAAAAAATTGAGCAGTTGGCAGGAGCTCCGGTGGAAGCAAGAGCAGCCTCGCCCCAACATCGGCCGCGTCGTCCGGAGTATGGTTGCCCCTACCACGAGTCATAGCCGTCTGAGTGAAGCCAGGACAGAAGCTATTCACACTAATATCACACCCTTTGTACCGCTTTGCCAAAACCCTTGTGTATGCATTCAGTGCAAGCTTGGACACTGCATAGTCTGTCCATAACTCCGGCCACCCTTCCCTCTCCCACGTTCCATTCCTTACATTTTCAAGAAACAAACCCACCACACCCTCAATATGCTCCTCCGAcaaattttctctctctagtATCTTTTTTATGTTAGGGTTTTTCAGCTTCTGCATGCATTCGATCAAGAATATCAATCATATATAGGTATAGTACGTTAGTTACAAGTATATTAATgctaaaactatatatatacatattaggaGATGATATGAGCAAGAAAAAGAGTGTTGTCAGCTAGGATTGTATTGCAACCTTTACGACAAGTTTCTTACAAACTAACCTAACAATTCATGTAACACTTACCTTATCAGCCACTACAATGTGAGTCGGTCAATATGATACTTACTACGTATACAAATTAACGTGGCAATACACGTGAAGTGTGCCACTAAATTGTAAATTGCCATGTGACACTTTTTCCCATAAAATATAGGCAATATTAATAAGTACAAAAAGACtctaatcattaattaataacaCATGTATGTACATAAGAGAAATCGGATCCTAAATGAACGGGAGATGAGCTAGCCGGTTCTTAAAAAGGAAGGGAAAAATtgtctataaaaaaattgacaattttaCCCCTCTTTTTTAAaggaccggctcctctccagttcaaaTTCGGTTCCACGTAAGAATGGGTGTAGATTTGAAAGCATTATCTGTCACTTACGTTTAGTGAGCCAAGTCTAGAGCTAATATTAAGAATCCGGCTTGTAGAAGGCGAGCGACGAAACATGGGCAGGAGAGCCTCAGTGAGTAATTTGGCTCCATAAAAATTGGTTCTGATCACCGTCTCTGCATGCTCCACTGAATTCTCATTGATCTCATTGAATGTCACACCGGCATTGTTCacctaaaaatatatttggaCGATAAATTTCTCACCAAATTAACTGACACTACTTGAAGAAAATCACGAAACATAAATATAGACGATTTCAaggtaaaaaaagaagaagcaacgATTAGTCAAACGTTTGAGGATAGCGTCTCGCTAACCGATAGTCTTTTCTAAAATTCAAACCATACGTACACAAaggccttttctttttgtaatgaGAGTAATGCTAAACGCactttattttcacatttttttttagatgatttttttaaaaatcgttttaaatttaatgatagttttaaaaaCTCTTTAAAACTACTTAAAAATGGGTATAAAAAAATGTGAGTGTGGACAAGCAAGAGTTGTAACTTATGATTAGATAAAATGAGAAATAGGATATGTGATAGATATATAGTGATCTATCTTGATAGGctctatatttttatattgtttacTTATTGGAatgaaaatcaacaaaatttcacatcaattgTACGAGCGCCAATCAGTATGAAGTGACAACTAAAACATATGCATGTTCTATGTAATACGTACATGTTTTATGTAACATCATGTCTAGTCCTCTACTGCATTATATTCTGTATGCAGATttattttttcacctttttaatCGGTTAGTCAgtgtaaaaaaatttcattttttaaggtttaattaactcatacaaaatattaataaatatttaattaatatattttcactcaatcatattaacatataaaatCATTGCGTAAAGCTAGTTATTAACTTATAAGAGCGTTTATATTGAATTCTCTACTTCAagcttttctttaaaattttaataaaacttacAAAATACACTAATATTTAACAAACTCTTATAGTCAATATCGTTAAATTTAACTCTTGTTAATAATGTTTTCTAAATGTAAAGAGTCCAAAAGgggaagttaatttttttttttttttttttaattttctttctcattaattagtactttttcttctttcctctcaATTAAAACAGATTATTAATGCAAATAGTCCAAAATTTTGTTTCagcaataaaatataaaatttaattaaagcaaataaatatttaaagagtttaatATCTAATCATTTTGAAAAGTGGctaatcaaattaattaaagtaaaattttgaagataaatttttttaaaataaaaaaggaaaattaaagaGTTCAACATAAATGCTCTCTTGCTTTAAATTTTAGACTTTTACCGATAGAAAAGAGTGaaattaattacaatatatGGCAGAAGATCATTAATGCTAGTTgttcaaattaatgaaagagTGGTACTGTTCAGTATAATACAATTAATACGGAAACTGATCTTCTTCGGTTCATTTGAACCGGAGAACGAGTATTTAGTTCTTATAAAAGTAAGAgtataattgtttaatttttttcacattttattgAATAATTATGCCCTTACTTTTACAAGAACCGGATACTCGGATCCAAATATAATTAATACTTTGTAAGAGACCtcacacctctctctctctctctcaaaattttcaaaatcgaggtaaataaataaaaataagataacaGTATGCATGTGACATCTCTCATGTTATTTCATATATACGTaaattaataaagataataataacaatCTGTTGAAATATACTTTTAGTCAACtggataataaaaaaattctttaataaCCGCAGGAAATTAAATCATCAGTAAATGCATTACaaagctaatatatatatatatatatatatatatatatatatatatatatatatatatatatatatatataacacgcctaaagtatgataataatttatatatatatatatatatatataaacacgcctaaagtatgataataatttaattattaacaCCAGCTCATGTCTCTTGCATTAATATCTTTCATCAACCATATTTAATTGGGAAATAAAATTTCCACTGCAACAACAACTGATATATTCCTCCCTTGtaacttttttcttatttaattaaaaaagaaaaaaaaaaaaaagaaaaaaaaaagacactgaTATATATTATAATGTAGGCCTGCGAGAGTGGTCCGGCTTCTCGCTGGACGTACACATGCAAGGCCGTATGAAACGGATCGATCAATAATCCAATAATCACTGAAACTATTCATAAGTACCAACAGACGCAATcaccattaattaattactaattttaagaaaatcattttcaatattCTTTCCCAACCATGCGATTTTTGGGACCAAGATTCCCTGCAGTTTCTTGAATTAAGAAATTTAAGACGTTTTAAATATCGAGACGTTGGAAAAATGTCATGTATTAAAAAAGTAGCATATTATCGAGAcaatcattaaattttttttttacttttgtaaaAACAGTTCTTcttcataaaatatataaaaagtaagaagttaataaaaatataattaataattctcAACGATATAATGTCACATTTAAAGTATTTTGATGCTTAGAAACGTAATTTGAGGAGGAATCTATCCTTTCATTAATTTCTTCAGCTAGAATATCGATCTCGTGCACATgcaattaattataatatatataataggtgCTAGCTAGGTAGGGTAGCTACTTACGAGGATATCCAAGGATCCAAATTTGATCTGGAACAATGATACGAAGGTGTTGATTGAAGCAGGGTCGGAGACATCAAGGCGAAAGAAGTGTACGTGAAATCCTTGGGTTCGCAGTGCCTGAGCTGCCGTGCTCCCTCTCTCTACGTCTCTAGCAGTTAAGATTACAGTCAGTCCCACTTCTGCCAACCGCTTCACCAGCGCAAACCCAATTCCCTTGTTCGCTCCGGTCACTACAGCCACCGTCTCCTCCGACCACCACCTTGATCACCATCATCAAATTAACAATAcgttaattaattacaaattaattaccATGCATGTAAttaaaacgag contains the following coding sequences:
- the LOC133882801 gene encoding uncharacterized protein LOC133882801; amino-acid sequence: MAGLSGYRSLAPKTKNLVVAGGLTAFVFGVYFYTMRAVGGTDELQMAIDKFEEQKSKEAVDPSMPSKV
- the LOC133882847 gene encoding (+)-neomenthol dehydrogenase — protein: MNSSKEPEAPFPSPNSLPSTRWWSEETVAVVTGANKGIGFALVKRLAEVGLTVILTARDVERGSTAAQALRTQGFHVHFFRLDVSDPASINTFVSLFQIKFGSLDILVNNAGVTFNEINENSVEHAETVIRTNFYGAKLLTEALLPMFRRSPSTSRILNISSRLGSLNKLKNPNIKKILERENLSEEHIEGVVGLFLENVRNGTWEREGWPELWTDYAVSKLALNAYTRVLAKRYKGCDISVNSFCPGFTQTAMTRGRGNHTPDDAADVGARLLLLPPELLPTAQFFLWGGTPGSSSTTIVHAKL